A segment of the Parasphingopyxis algicola genome:
GTCATGTTCGTAGATGATCTCAACCCTTTGCCCGATGCCGATTTGCGCGACGGCGAAAGGGAAACCGCAGGGTATCGCATCTCTTGGTCGGCATCCGTCAACGCCGGTTACCGGTTCGCCTGTATGGCCGGTCACCAGAAAGCGCCCGTCGGCCAGGGCGGTCACATTGTCAGGTTGCAGCGGCAAAGGGATTTGCGTCGCATTCCCACTGGGCAATGCGACGATCATCAGCGCCTGTTCAAACGTCCCGCCTATCGCCAAGCGGTCGCCGTTCGGGGAAATCGCGACGCCGTTGGGAAATGACATCACGGTTCCGGAGACTTCACTCCACCCATCCTCTGCAGTCCAATGAACGACGAAGCCGGTAGGTTCTGCAGCCCGGAACATGCGGAGGACCTCGGCAAATCCGGCTTCGTCGTTCGGTCGGTCGTACATGTGAGATGCGTAGATTGTCCCGTTTGACGCGATGGCGAGATCGTTGAGTAGATAGCGGTTCGGCACCTGTGTGCATCCGGTCCATCGCGCGACCGGATGCGATCCGCGTTCTATGGCGAAAAACTCTATTCTGCTCTCGCCATCGCTACCATTGATGACTGCAGCAATCTCCTTGCCTCGGACGCGACCGACAGTGTTGCCGCGCGCCGCAATGCTGGTTGGCGGCTCATTACAGTCTGCCGAGCCCATCATTGTTTCGCGTTCATCGGGGGAAAGGTCGACTCCATGGCGCGATCCATCCTCCAGATTCACCCATTGTAACCCTTCGTCGCCATGCTGGCTGACCAGCGCCCAATCGCTGCCGGGTAAACGAGAGATATCTTCCGGTCGCTCGAAATCGCAGAAAAGTCCTTCCGAGCACGGGGCCAGGCGATGTGTCGCTCCCGCCAGCGCGATCGCCATCAGTGAGATCGCGCATAGGCGTAACAAGATCTTGGCCAGACTATGGTCAAACATTCAGGGCCTTCCAGGTAACTGTCCGCCGCTCGATTTCCTTCGCTGACTCCGCTCCGGTTTGCCGAAACAAGGTTCGAAGGACCGTCGAATTCGCTTTGACATAGCAATAGGACTTTACGGGGCTGCAACCGTCTCAGAAAATTCTCGACTGGCGAATAGCAGCAGCAAACGGCGCAGCCGATGCTGCTGCGATATCCTATGCTTTTCAAAGCTTGCTGGGCAGGCCTCTGAGATCTTCTCCGCCACCCGCGAGCCTTGTTTCACTAAAGGATGGAAACTGGATCGCGGAATGAAACAAGCCGAAAATTTTCAGACCGTCGCAGTGATCGGCTCGGGGTTGATCGGGATAGGTTGGGCCACGGTTTTCTGTCGGGCCGGACTGCATGTCAGGATGTTCGACCAGGAGCCTCAACGACTGGACCACGCGGTTGCGAGCATTGGCGCCAATCTCGAGATGATGCGGGACAATGGTTTAGTCGAAGGCACACAATGCGCGACGGATCGCGTCGAGCTTTGCGATAGTATCGCTGAGGTTGTCGACGGGGTCGACTATGTGCAGGAATCAGTATTCGAGACGATCGAAGCCAAGCGAACTGTTGCCCGGCAGATCGACGAGGTGACGTCGGCGGATATCCTTGTCGGTAGTTCGAGTTCGGGGATTCCCGCTTCGCAGATTACCGAAGATCTCACCAACAGATCGCGATTTCTGGTGGTTCATCCGGTCAACCCGCCGCACCTCATCCCGGTTGTCGAGATTGTGCCGGCGCCCTGGTCCGACCCCGAAGCAATCCCGGTCATTCGAGACTTTATGGAGCGTATCGGGCAGAAGCCGGTGGTTGTCCGGCGAGAGATTGAGGGCTTCATTCTCAACCGCTTGCAGGGCGCCCTTCTCAATGAAGCATGGGCGTTGTTTGCGGATGGATACGCGACCGCAGCCGACATAGACAGGACCGTGAGTGACGGGCTGGGCTTGCGTTGGTCGTTCATGGGGCCGTTCGAAACGATCGATCTCAACGCGCCCGGTGGAATTGCCGATTATGCTGAACGGCTCAGTGAATTGTATTTTCGCGTGGCCCAATCGCGCAGCGATCCGAAGCCTTGGCCTTCGGAGGCTGTGAAGCGGGCGGAAAGCGAGTTGCGCGATACTGGCTATACTGGTTCAATCGCCGAGCGCAGTCTGGATCGCGATCGAAAACTGATGTCGCTCCTCCGGCATAAACGGAAATCCGCTTCTCATTCTCGGAATAAATCCTCGCAGAGCGGCCGCTGATCGGCGACTTCCGGCGGGCCGATATCGATGGTTGGCCCGTCCGCAGTTTGTCCCTTCGACAGCGAGGCTCGACTAGCCGGCTTTCGCATCGCCTTGGACAATCGGAGTGAACCCCGTCACTTCAAGACCGAAGCCTTCGAGCGCCGCCATCTTGTCCGTGTTCGAAGTTAACAGGCGCATCTTGCGGATCCCGGTATCTCGCAATATCTGCGCCCCGATCCCGTAATCGCGACCGCTATTCTGCCGTGCATTGTCCATCTGTGTGTTAGTTGCGCGACGAGAGATCGAACGCGCGTCCGGATTGTGCACAAATACGCCGACCGCCGGGCCATCATGCTCTGCAAGTGCCGCAAGCGCCTGCTGCAAACAATTTGGATGCGCATTGCGATAGCCGAGCAGGTCGGTTGCCATATCGAATCGGTGGACCCGCACCAGCGCTTCGCGATCGGCCGAAATCTTGCCTCTCACAAGCGCTATATGTTCACCTTGGTCGGTCAGATCACGATAGACATGCAGCTTGAAATCGCTGCCATAATGGCTTTCAAAAGGTGCTATAGTGATGCATTCGACTAGCCTTTCGTTACGCCGTCGCCACTCGATCAAATTGGCTATGGTTCCGATCTTCATTCCGTGTTTCTTGGCATAGGGGACGAGGTCGGGCAGCCGCGCCATGGTGCCGTCATCCTTCATGATCTCGCAGATTACACCGGCTGGAAACAGGCCCGCCAGTCGCGAGATATCAACTGCCGCTTCGGTATGCCCAGGCCGCACGAGCACACCGCCATCGCGCGCAACCAGCGGAAATACATGGCCGGGGCTGTGGATGTCACGCGGCCCTGACTGCGAGTTGATCGCTGCCGCAATCGTGCGCGCCCGATCCTTTGCGGAAACTCCCGTCGTTACGCCCTCGCGCGCTTCAATCGAAATGGTGAAGGCAGTTCTATGACGAGATTGGTTGCCGCTCCCCATTTGCGAGAGTTCCAACTCCCTAGCCCGCGTCTCGGTGATCGCAAGGCAGATAAGGCCGCGTGCATGGGTCGCCATCTGCGCGATCCGCTCGGGCGTGGCGAATTGGGCCGGGACGATGATGTCCCCTTCCTTCTCGCGATCGTCCGCGTCGACAAGAATGAAGGGGCGCCCGTTACTCGCTTCGTCGATTATCTCGTCAGTTGTAGCCAAGTCGCTCATGAATATCCTTGGGCAGGGACATCGCGTTTGCGCGCGCAGGCAGGCGGCGGGAGACCCCATCAGCCGGCGGCCGAGAACTTTCCGAATGCGCCTTTGAAGAACAATAATGGGGCGGCGTCGCGCTCAGTCTGTAATTC
Coding sequences within it:
- a CDS encoding 3-hydroxyacyl-CoA dehydrogenase; its protein translation is MKQAENFQTVAVIGSGLIGIGWATVFCRAGLHVRMFDQEPQRLDHAVASIGANLEMMRDNGLVEGTQCATDRVELCDSIAEVVDGVDYVQESVFETIEAKRTVARQIDEVTSADILVGSSSSGIPASQITEDLTNRSRFLVVHPVNPPHLIPVVEIVPAPWSDPEAIPVIRDFMERIGQKPVVVRREIEGFILNRLQGALLNEAWALFADGYATAADIDRTVSDGLGLRWSFMGPFETIDLNAPGGIADYAERLSELYFRVAQSRSDPKPWPSEAVKRAESELRDTGYTGSIAERSLDRDRKLMSLLRHKRKSASHSRNKSSQSGR
- the ribB gene encoding 3,4-dihydroxy-2-butanone-4-phosphate synthase translates to MSDLATTDEIIDEASNGRPFILVDADDREKEGDIIVPAQFATPERIAQMATHARGLICLAITETRARELELSQMGSGNQSRHRTAFTISIEAREGVTTGVSAKDRARTIAAAINSQSGPRDIHSPGHVFPLVARDGGVLVRPGHTEAAVDISRLAGLFPAGVICEIMKDDGTMARLPDLVPYAKKHGMKIGTIANLIEWRRRNERLVECITIAPFESHYGSDFKLHVYRDLTDQGEHIALVRGKISADREALVRVHRFDMATDLLGYRNAHPNCLQQALAALAEHDGPAVGVFVHNPDARSISRRATNTQMDNARQNSGRDYGIGAQILRDTGIRKMRLLTSNTDKMAALEGFGLEVTGFTPIVQGDAKAG